Proteins encoded in a region of the Streptomyces sp. NBC_01298 genome:
- a CDS encoding xanthine dehydrogenase family protein molybdopterin-binding subunit, whose translation MTGHSHAPTDGNGPAPADGNGLAPSDGNGPAPTDGNGPAHGQSRRSFLTYLIAAPTLALVTRAGADLLAPQPAHAVIPTLPAIADLIDLGDLFILAGAPTSALLALVVEADGTVRFRLPRVEVGQGLTTAVAMLVAEELDAPLASVRVELDDARPELLFNQLTGSSNSIRSLYGPVRQCAATARARLVAAAAVRWSLPASTLTTANGAVRAPDGRTASYGSLAAAAADPALIVLGATPKPAAKHALVGRPTSRIDARAMVTGAQRYTLDLDVPGAKPCVVRRPPTLGGSVRSVANLAAVRAMPGVLHVVTIATGVAVVAETFGQALDAKAALQVTWGPGPADQLSDAAVRTKLRAATPPLLVPPLLTAHVDAEFDFAFVSHAPMETNSAVADVRDDRAEIWSGLKSPIVARETIAADLGLPLDKVTVHVVQAGGSFGRRLFFDAALEAARISKACRRPVRLMWTRVDDTRHGRMRPATHHKIRATHALGEVLSFEHRVAAAETDFRHGLGEIITATAASLPLGIGNATLAQTLFLTTIKSPYHFGLTTQALTEVPTGVPTGSWRSVYSANTRGAEEIVVDELAAATGRDPYQFRRTFLKTAAQRAVLDKVATEGGWGRAVPAGCAQGIAFHEEYKSRTACLVEIDTRDPEHIRVTKAVIAVDVGLPVNPRGLEAQMIGGLTDAISTTLKAGLHLDKGLPLEGSYSQFHWARQRDTPKDVRVFVLPATGTEPGGAGELGLPAAVGAIANAYARATGTKPRSFPLDFDVDFTPYPR comes from the coding sequence ATGACCGGGCACAGCCATGCGCCGACCGACGGGAACGGCCCCGCGCCGGCCGACGGGAACGGGCTCGCACCGAGTGACGGGAACGGCCCCGCACCGACCGACGGGAACGGCCCCGCCCACGGGCAGAGCCGACGGTCCTTCCTCACCTATCTGATCGCCGCCCCGACCCTCGCCCTCGTCACCCGCGCCGGCGCCGACCTCCTCGCGCCGCAGCCCGCGCACGCCGTGATCCCGACCCTGCCCGCCATCGCGGACCTGATCGACCTCGGTGACCTGTTCATCCTGGCCGGCGCCCCCACCTCCGCCCTGCTCGCGCTCGTCGTGGAGGCCGACGGAACCGTCCGCTTCCGGCTGCCGCGCGTGGAGGTCGGCCAGGGGCTCACCACCGCCGTGGCCATGCTCGTCGCCGAGGAACTGGACGCCCCGCTGGCCTCCGTACGGGTGGAACTGGACGACGCACGACCCGAGCTGCTCTTCAATCAGCTCACCGGATCCTCCAACTCCATCCGTTCCCTCTACGGTCCGGTCCGCCAGTGCGCCGCCACCGCCCGGGCCCGCCTGGTCGCGGCCGCCGCCGTGCGCTGGAGCCTCCCGGCGTCCACCCTGACCACGGCGAACGGCGCCGTCCGCGCCCCCGACGGCCGCACCGCCTCCTACGGCTCCCTCGCCGCGGCGGCCGCCGACCCCGCGCTGATCGTCCTCGGGGCCACCCCCAAGCCGGCGGCGAAGCACGCCCTGGTCGGCAGGCCCACCAGCCGGATCGACGCCCGCGCCATGGTCACCGGGGCCCAGCGCTACACCCTCGACCTGGACGTGCCCGGGGCCAAGCCCTGCGTGGTCCGGCGCCCGCCCACGCTCGGCGGCAGCGTCCGCTCCGTCGCCAACCTCGCCGCCGTCCGGGCCATGCCCGGCGTCCTGCACGTGGTCACCATCGCCACCGGGGTCGCGGTCGTCGCCGAGACCTTCGGTCAGGCCCTCGACGCCAAGGCCGCCCTCCAGGTCACCTGGGGCCCGGGCCCGGCCGACCAGCTCTCGGACGCGGCCGTACGGACGAAGCTGCGCGCCGCCACCCCGCCGCTGCTCGTGCCGCCGCTGCTCACCGCGCACGTGGACGCGGAGTTCGACTTCGCCTTCGTCAGCCACGCCCCGATGGAGACCAACTCGGCCGTCGCCGATGTCCGCGACGACCGCGCCGAGATCTGGTCCGGGCTCAAATCGCCGATCGTGGCCCGCGAGACGATCGCCGCCGACCTCGGCCTGCCCCTCGACAAGGTCACCGTCCACGTGGTGCAGGCCGGCGGCTCCTTCGGCCGGCGGCTGTTCTTCGACGCCGCCCTGGAAGCGGCCCGGATCTCCAAGGCCTGCCGCCGCCCGGTCCGGCTGATGTGGACCCGGGTGGACGACACCCGGCACGGCCGGATGCGCCCGGCCACCCACCACAAGATCCGGGCCACTCACGCGCTGGGGGAGGTGCTCAGCTTCGAACACCGGGTCGCCGCCGCGGAGACCGACTTCCGGCACGGACTGGGCGAGATCATCACCGCGACCGCCGCCAGCCTCCCGCTCGGCATCGGCAACGCCACCCTCGCCCAGACCCTCTTCCTCACCACGATCAAGTCCCCGTACCACTTCGGGCTCACCACGCAGGCGCTCACCGAGGTCCCGACCGGCGTTCCCACCGGGTCCTGGCGCTCGGTGTACTCGGCGAACACCCGCGGGGCCGAGGAGATCGTGGTGGACGAGCTGGCCGCCGCGACCGGCCGGGACCCGTACCAGTTCCGCCGGACCTTCCTGAAGACGGCCGCCCAGCGCGCCGTCCTCGACAAGGTGGCCACCGAAGGGGGCTGGGGCCGGGCCGTGCCGGCCGGGTGCGCCCAGGGCATCGCCTTCCACGAGGAGTACAAGTCCCGTACGGCCTGCCTGGTCGAGATCGACACCAGGGACCCGGAACACATCCGCGTCACGAAGGCCGTCATCGCCGTCGACGTGGGCCTGCCCGTCAACCCGCGCGGTCTGGAGGCGCAGATGATCGGCGGCCTGACCGACGCGATCTCGACCACGCTGAAGGCCGGCCTGCACCTGGACAAGGGGCTCCCGCTGGAAGGCAGTTACAGCCAGTTCCACTGGGCGCGGCAGCGCGACACCCCGAAGGACGTACGCGTCTTCGTGCTCCCGGCGACCGGAACCGAGCCCGGCGGGGCCGGCGAGCTGGGCCTGCCCGCCGCCGTGGGCGCCATCGCCAACGCCTACGCCCGGGCCACCGGCACCAAGCCGCGCAGCTTCCCCCTCGACTTCGACGTCGACTTCACCCCGTACCCGCGCTAG
- a CDS encoding DUF6461 domain-containing protein has translation MADRTGRATGESARGPGESARGPGESARGPGESARGPGGSARGPGAGIQWLAGWSAWYVGLTFARGIGPEELAVRLGALPDLRPGPLGAIDAWSMVTETLDGDGVARVGSWGGWSFAVEHGVPAGAHRLAEVSGSGVEAVYLDPQPDHPPKQFAYARDGELVCCFGIGEEHWRGGHRPDFLLPELVEAKILTPDGCYGRPEDEPHEERDRLTLAVLEHRFALSLPRRLVEETPLPAFVTCTQ, from the coding sequence ATGGCGGACAGGACGGGGCGGGCAACGGGCGAAAGCGCCCGCGGCCCGGGCGAAAGCGCCCGCGGCCCGGGCGAAAGCGCTCGCGGCCCGGGCGAAAGCGCTCGCGGCCCGGGCGGAAGCGCTCGCGGCCCGGGCGCCGGCATCCAGTGGCTGGCGGGCTGGAGCGCCTGGTACGTCGGCCTCACCTTCGCCCGGGGCATCGGCCCCGAGGAACTGGCCGTGCGGCTCGGCGCCCTGCCGGACCTGCGCCCCGGGCCGCTCGGGGCCATCGACGCGTGGAGCATGGTCACCGAGACCCTGGACGGTGACGGCGTGGCCCGGGTCGGGAGCTGGGGCGGCTGGTCCTTCGCCGTGGAGCACGGAGTGCCCGCCGGGGCGCACCGCCTCGCGGAGGTCTCCGGCTCCGGGGTCGAGGCCGTGTACCTCGACCCGCAGCCCGATCACCCGCCCAAGCAGTTCGCGTACGCCCGGGACGGCGAGCTGGTCTGCTGCTTCGGCATCGGCGAGGAGCACTGGCGCGGCGGCCACCGGCCCGATTTCCTCCTGCCGGAGCTGGTCGAGGCCAAGATCCTCACCCCGGACGGCTGCTACGGCCGCCCCGAGGACGAACCGCACGAGGAGCGCGACCGCCTCACCCTCGCCGTACTGGAACACCGCTTCGCGCTGTCCCTTCCCCGCCGCCTCGTCGAGGAGACCCCACTCCCGGCCTTCGTGACCTGCACGCAGTAG
- a CDS encoding APC family permease: MRRINAKRVLVGEPLDTARLGETLLPKRLALPIFCSDPLSSVAYATEEILLILALGGVALLHLAWYAAAAIVFLLVVVVASYRQTCYAYPGGGGAYIVSSKNLGQTAALTAASALLVDYVMTVAVSVVSGVAAITSAIPSLSDHEVPLSVGFVVLLTLMNLRGVRESGRVFAVPTYGFVLVIYLMFAVAAYRLATGDAIRAESAELPITAEGNYAGLAVVLLALRAFASGCTALTGVEAISNGVPAFQKPKSKNAATTLAAMGVLAVTMFAGITVLAMSYKVHVAADPTELGLAPGTPMSTALAQIGRATFGSWHFMFYLLQAVTAGVLILAANTAFNGFPMLASILAKDRYVPRQLFNRGDRLVYSNGVVLLALAAIGLIIAFDAQLTRLIQLYIIGVFVSFTLSQAGMVRHWQQELASPETRKEQRIHIHRRLAINAVGATMTFVVLVIVLITKFTHGAWLVVIAMPLLFIGMKGVRRHYDTVARELAVAPGVKPRKPARHHVVVLVASVHAPTLKALGFAMGLRPDTLTAVSVAADEESVIRLRADWADHDPGIPLKVLHSPYREVVGPVLAYVQEQAAAEGTDMLSVVIPEYVVGHWWEQPLHNQNALRLKARLLFTPGVAVIDVPYLLESARPEEKGERQEGAGTRPGAG, from the coding sequence ATGAGGCGTATCAATGCGAAACGTGTGCTGGTCGGCGAACCGCTCGACACCGCGCGTCTGGGCGAGACCCTGCTGCCCAAACGGCTCGCGCTCCCGATCTTCTGCAGCGACCCGCTCTCCTCGGTGGCGTACGCCACCGAGGAGATCCTGCTGATCCTCGCCCTCGGCGGGGTCGCGCTGCTCCACCTCGCCTGGTACGCGGCCGCCGCCATCGTGTTCCTGCTCGTGGTCGTCGTCGCCTCCTACCGGCAGACCTGCTACGCCTACCCGGGCGGCGGCGGCGCCTACATCGTCAGCTCCAAGAACCTCGGCCAGACCGCCGCCCTCACCGCCGCGAGCGCCCTGCTCGTCGACTACGTCATGACCGTCGCCGTCTCCGTGGTCTCCGGCGTCGCCGCCATCACCTCGGCCATCCCCTCCCTCTCCGACCACGAAGTCCCCCTGTCGGTGGGTTTTGTGGTGCTGCTGACCCTCATGAACCTGCGCGGGGTACGGGAATCCGGCCGGGTCTTCGCCGTCCCCACCTACGGCTTCGTCCTCGTCATCTACCTGATGTTCGCGGTGGCCGCCTACCGGCTCGCGACCGGCGACGCGATCCGCGCCGAATCCGCCGAGCTGCCGATCACCGCCGAGGGCAACTACGCCGGCCTCGCGGTGGTGCTCCTCGCACTGCGGGCCTTCGCCTCCGGCTGTACCGCGCTCACGGGCGTCGAGGCCATCAGCAACGGCGTCCCCGCCTTCCAGAAGCCCAAGAGCAAGAACGCGGCGACCACCCTCGCCGCCATGGGCGTGCTCGCCGTCACCATGTTCGCCGGGATCACCGTCCTCGCGATGAGCTACAAGGTGCACGTGGCCGCGGACCCGACCGAGCTGGGCCTGGCCCCCGGAACCCCGATGTCCACCGCGCTCGCCCAGATCGGCCGGGCCACCTTCGGCAGCTGGCACTTCATGTTCTACCTGCTCCAGGCCGTCACGGCCGGCGTGCTGATCCTCGCCGCCAACACCGCCTTCAACGGGTTCCCGATGCTCGCCTCGATCCTCGCCAAGGACCGGTACGTGCCCCGCCAGCTCTTCAACCGCGGCGACCGGCTCGTCTACTCCAACGGCGTCGTCCTGCTGGCCCTCGCCGCCATCGGCCTGATCATCGCCTTCGACGCCCAGCTGACCCGCCTCATCCAGCTCTACATCATCGGCGTCTTCGTCTCCTTCACCCTCTCCCAGGCGGGCATGGTCCGGCACTGGCAGCAGGAGCTCGCCTCCCCGGAGACCCGCAAGGAGCAGCGGATCCACATCCACCGCCGGCTCGCCATCAACGCGGTCGGCGCCACCATGACCTTCGTGGTCCTGGTCATCGTCCTGATCACCAAGTTCACCCACGGCGCCTGGCTCGTCGTCATCGCGATGCCGCTGCTCTTCATCGGCATGAAGGGCGTACGCCGCCACTACGACACCGTGGCCCGCGAACTCGCCGTCGCCCCCGGGGTCAAGCCCCGCAAGCCCGCCCGCCACCACGTCGTCGTGCTCGTCGCGTCCGTGCACGCCCCCACCCTCAAGGCCCTCGGTTTCGCCATGGGGCTGCGCCCCGACACCCTGACGGCCGTCTCGGTGGCCGCCGACGAGGAGAGCGTGATCCGGCTGCGCGCGGACTGGGCGGACCACGACCCGGGCATCCCGCTCAAGGTGCTGCACTCCCCGTACCGCGAGGTGGTCGGACCCGTGCTGGCCTACGTACAGGAGCAGGCGGCCGCCGAGGGCACGGACATGCTCTCCGTGGTCATCCCGGAGTACGTGGTCGGGCACTGGTGGGAGCAGCCCCTGCACAACCAGAACGCGCTGCGGCTCAAGGCGCGCCTGCTGTTCACGCCCGGGGTCGCGGTGATCGACGTGCCGTACCTGCTGGAGTCCGCGAGGCCGGAGGAGAAGGGGGAGCGTCAGGAGGGGGCGGGGACCCGGCCGGGCGCTGGGTGA
- a CDS encoding PP2C family protein-serine/threonine phosphatase, with translation MPSHLYADRPAQPPEPGSVDALISQTRQLRGEVDAVRRDTVVDDDDAQGRWQRALCDLAVHHLDDLRAHLGQLKEGLPPTSAESAALPQAAPETGAEAQQTRVGSAEWNLLTDEVSWSDELFQIFGRSPEAGALPLDELGSTLFAEDQPLLTAMVTACLVDGRPIDGEFRIVRADGRVRTLHMRGEPVLDSDGCTASMWAVLRDVSELRRSQRAVRESRDSLQRRQEIAQTERRLAVELQEAVLPPWRGSLRFPHDNTRALDVAAHYLPSATSALIGGDWYDALELPHGHSMLTVGDLTGHGVTATSGMAMMLGALRGMAMAGIEPGPLMGWLNQLLETSVQPALGSAVCCRYDPARRVLSWAQAGHPAPLLFRRGQGRSLLPPEGVLLGATSGAAYGQAEERLEVGDVLVLHTDGLTPRSIEFSKADGTERLLALAPHFSAARSAQDCVRLVIGEFGEGEREDDACVLVARIGS, from the coding sequence ATGCCGTCCCACTTGTACGCGGACCGCCCCGCGCAACCCCCCGAGCCAGGGTCGGTGGACGCGCTGATCTCTCAGACCCGACAGCTCCGGGGAGAAGTCGACGCGGTCCGCCGCGACACCGTGGTCGACGACGACGACGCCCAGGGCCGCTGGCAGCGCGCGCTGTGCGATCTCGCCGTCCACCACCTCGACGACCTCCGCGCCCACCTCGGCCAGCTCAAAGAGGGACTGCCGCCCACCTCGGCCGAGTCCGCCGCGCTGCCGCAGGCCGCTCCCGAGACCGGAGCCGAGGCACAGCAGACCAGGGTCGGCAGTGCCGAGTGGAACCTGCTGACGGACGAGGTCAGTTGGTCCGACGAACTCTTCCAGATCTTCGGCCGCTCCCCCGAGGCCGGCGCGCTGCCCCTCGACGAACTGGGTTCCACCCTGTTCGCCGAGGACCAGCCGCTGCTGACCGCGATGGTGACAGCCTGTCTGGTGGACGGCAGGCCGATCGACGGCGAGTTCCGCATCGTCCGGGCCGACGGCCGGGTCCGGACGCTGCACATGAGGGGCGAGCCGGTACTCGACTCCGACGGCTGCACGGCCTCCATGTGGGCCGTGCTGCGGGACGTGAGTGAACTGCGCCGGAGCCAGCGGGCGGTGCGCGAGTCCCGGGACTCGCTGCAGCGCCGGCAGGAGATCGCGCAGACCGAGCGCCGGCTGGCGGTCGAGCTGCAGGAAGCCGTGCTCCCCCCGTGGCGCGGCTCCCTGCGGTTCCCGCACGACAACACCAGGGCACTGGACGTCGCGGCGCACTACCTGCCCTCCGCGACCAGCGCGCTCATCGGCGGCGACTGGTACGACGCGCTCGAACTCCCGCACGGGCACTCGATGCTGACGGTCGGTGACCTCACCGGCCACGGGGTGACCGCCACCTCCGGCATGGCGATGATGCTCGGCGCCCTGCGCGGGATGGCGATGGCGGGCATCGAGCCGGGCCCGCTGATGGGCTGGCTGAACCAACTCCTGGAAACCTCCGTCCAGCCCGCGCTGGGATCCGCGGTGTGCTGCCGCTACGATCCCGCGCGCCGGGTGCTGTCCTGGGCGCAGGCCGGCCACCCCGCCCCGCTGCTGTTCCGGCGCGGCCAGGGCCGCTCCCTGCTGCCGCCCGAGGGCGTCCTGCTGGGAGCGACCTCCGGAGCCGCGTACGGCCAGGCCGAGGAGCGGCTGGAGGTGGGCGACGTCCTCGTCCTGCACACCGACGGACTGACGCCGCGCAGCATCGAGTTCAGCAAGGCCGACGGGACCGAACGGCTGCTGGCGCTGGCACCGCACTTCTCCGCCGCCCGGTCGGCCCAGGACTGTGTGCGCCTGGTGATCGGGGAGTTCGGCGAGGGTGAGCGCGAGGACGACGCCTGCGTGCTGGTGGCCCGGATCGGCTCGTAG
- a CDS encoding helix-turn-helix domain-containing protein translates to MERIIGEIREDLDRRLAVAAERLADRSPDGEPACAVYVALLGRAALRERVHHLLRQAVDGLLREARGLPLELAEARADGELRARQGLPLDSLLRVHRLAGRLLWQVLTEAVAAHDRAALPRLLPGAPALWDVVDRMADATAESYRRADAVRGDRERELRGALLDALFDGGGPAGRSAESARRLGLPERGRFAVVVLDSGDGAGTVPAGGAPRVLWRIRADGETGLVDLGRLPLASVTGLLAPLGLRAGVSPVVETPGELAGARRLAVLALRAAPGADGPHTALLDERLPAALVAAEPELAGRLRQVVLGPVLALAPQDRGVLLTTLGTWLLCRGSTTYAAQRLYCHRNTVSNRLRRLEQLTGRSLADPAHVVELALAHTAVTQRPAGSPPPPDAPPSPPASRTPAGTARRSPRPRA, encoded by the coding sequence ATGGAGCGGATCATCGGGGAGATACGCGAGGACCTGGACCGCCGGCTGGCCGTGGCTGCCGAGCGGCTCGCCGACCGGTCGCCGGACGGGGAGCCTGCCTGCGCCGTCTACGTCGCCCTGCTCGGCCGGGCCGCCCTGCGCGAGCGGGTCCACCACTTGCTCCGCCAGGCCGTCGACGGCCTGCTCCGCGAGGCCCGCGGCCTGCCGCTCGAGCTTGCCGAGGCCCGCGCCGACGGGGAGCTCCGCGCCCGGCAGGGGCTGCCCCTGGACTCCCTGCTGCGCGTCCACCGGCTCGCCGGCCGGCTGCTGTGGCAGGTCCTGACCGAGGCCGTCGCCGCCCACGACCGGGCGGCGCTGCCCCGGCTGCTGCCCGGGGCGCCCGCACTGTGGGACGTGGTCGACCGGATGGCGGACGCGACGGCCGAGTCCTACCGCCGGGCCGACGCGGTGCGCGGCGACCGCGAGCGGGAGCTGCGGGGGGCCCTGCTCGACGCCCTGTTCGACGGCGGCGGTCCCGCGGGCCGGTCCGCCGAGTCGGCGCGGCGGCTCGGGCTGCCGGAGCGCGGCCGGTTCGCCGTGGTGGTCCTCGACTCCGGGGACGGCGCGGGGACGGTCCCGGCCGGAGGCGCCCCGCGCGTGCTGTGGCGGATCCGGGCCGACGGGGAGACCGGCCTGGTGGACCTGGGCCGGCTCCCGCTCGCCTCCGTGACCGGTCTGCTCGCGCCCCTCGGCTTACGGGCCGGGGTGAGCCCGGTGGTGGAGACTCCGGGCGAGCTGGCCGGGGCCCGCCGGCTGGCCGTCCTCGCGCTGCGCGCGGCGCCGGGAGCCGACGGTCCGCACACCGCCCTGCTGGACGAGCGGCTGCCGGCGGCGCTGGTCGCGGCCGAGCCCGAGCTCGCGGGCCGGCTGCGTCAGGTGGTGCTGGGTCCGGTCCTGGCGCTGGCCCCGCAGGACCGCGGGGTGCTGCTGACCACCCTGGGCACCTGGCTGCTCTGCCGGGGCTCGACCACGTACGCCGCCCAGCGGCTGTACTGCCACCGCAACACCGTCTCGAACCGGCTGCGCCGCCTGGAGCAGCTCACCGGCCGCTCGCTGGCCGATCCCGCCCACGTCGTGGAACTGGCGCTGGCCCACACGGCGGTCACCCAGCGCCCGGCCGGGTCCCCGCCCCCTCCTGACGCTCCCCCTTCTCCTCCGGCCTCGCGGACTCCAGCAGGTACGGCACGTCGATCACCGCGACCCCGGGCGTGA
- a CDS encoding M48 family metallopeptidase encodes METVRQSLGGVDGEGVRPCPECGTGATVHAAYVTWCAACDWNVDPGAPDPDRGRLAQVRRRLAGRHGEQLAEEIGRGGSGAGPGGPDGSTVLAFGLALLVHGVTAGLFLAAAVLIIGGWHTGIQPVLGVVLLVAVALLLPRPGRLPKGQPVLYRADAPALFGLIDEVGAAVGTTGVHTVVVDTSVNAAVSAYGYRGRRVMVLGLGLWEILTPQERVALLGHELGHFANGDVRSSFLMHGALRSLAEWHSVLGSVNHGSIVDWFLNALTFLPRWTVYGLIHLLDGLTMRASQRAEYLADAGAARAGSSAAAITLLDRLLVSDGAEAHLRRESITAARAGGGSAGREAREAAERELWERLAARIDSVPEIEYERLRRVSARRGHSVDDTHPPTHLRRRCLATADPQPARVVWDGPRAQAVAAELAPARAVLGRRVIRDHAG; translated from the coding sequence ATGGAAACCGTGAGGCAGAGCCTCGGCGGAGTGGACGGCGAGGGGGTACGGCCGTGCCCGGAGTGCGGGACCGGGGCCACCGTGCACGCGGCGTACGTCACCTGGTGCGCGGCCTGTGACTGGAACGTGGATCCGGGCGCCCCGGATCCGGACCGGGGGCGCCTCGCGCAGGTCCGGCGGCGGCTGGCCGGGCGGCACGGGGAGCAGCTGGCGGAGGAGATCGGGCGGGGCGGGAGCGGGGCCGGGCCGGGCGGGCCGGACGGCTCGACCGTCCTGGCCTTCGGGCTCGCGCTGCTGGTGCACGGGGTCACCGCGGGACTGTTCCTGGCCGCGGCCGTACTGATCATCGGCGGGTGGCACACGGGCATCCAGCCGGTGCTCGGCGTCGTGCTCCTGGTGGCCGTGGCGCTGCTGCTGCCCCGGCCGGGCCGGCTCCCGAAGGGGCAGCCGGTGCTGTACCGGGCGGACGCCCCCGCACTCTTCGGGCTGATCGACGAGGTGGGCGCGGCCGTCGGGACGACGGGAGTGCACACGGTGGTGGTGGACACCTCCGTCAACGCCGCGGTCAGCGCCTACGGGTACCGCGGCCGCCGCGTGATGGTCCTGGGACTCGGGCTGTGGGAGATCCTCACGCCGCAGGAGCGCGTGGCCCTGCTGGGACACGAGCTCGGGCACTTCGCGAACGGCGACGTCCGCTCCTCGTTCCTGATGCACGGCGCCCTGCGGTCCCTCGCCGAATGGCACTCCGTCCTGGGCTCGGTGAACCACGGCAGCATCGTGGACTGGTTCCTGAACGCCCTGACGTTCCTGCCGCGCTGGACGGTCTACGGGCTGATCCACCTGCTCGACGGCCTCACCATGCGGGCTTCGCAGCGTGCGGAGTACCTGGCCGACGCCGGCGCGGCCCGTGCCGGTTCCAGCGCGGCGGCCATCACACTGCTCGACCGGCTCCTGGTCAGTGACGGCGCCGAGGCACATCTGCGGCGCGAGTCGATCACGGCGGCCCGGGCCGGCGGCGGATCCGCGGGACGCGAGGCGCGGGAGGCCGCCGAACGGGAGCTGTGGGAGCGGCTGGCCGCGCGGATCGACTCCGTCCCCGAGATCGAGTACGAGCGGCTGCGCAGGGTCTCGGCCCGGCGCGGGCACAGCGTCGACGACACGCACCCGCCGACCCACCTGCGCCGTCGCTGCCTGGCCACGGCCGACCCGCAGCCCGCCCGGGTCGTCTGGGACGGGCCTCGGGCCCAGGCGGTCGCGGCCGAGCTGGCTCCGGCCCGCGCCGTGCTGGGCCGCCGGGTGATCCGGGACCACGCCGGCTGA
- a CDS encoding (2Fe-2S)-binding protein → MPSHTFTVNGQSVTVDAPDDLPLLWVLRDMLNVRGPKYGCGVDVCKACTSHLDGVDVRPCVVPVSACAGKAVTTIEGLADGEDLHPVQEAWLEQDVAQCGFCQPGQIMAAVALLQRTSAPTDEDIDAIANICRCGTYFRIREAIRSAAAKMAAPKI, encoded by the coding sequence GTGCCCTCGCACACCTTCACCGTCAACGGGCAGAGCGTCACCGTGGACGCCCCCGACGATCTGCCCCTGCTGTGGGTGCTCCGCGACATGCTGAACGTGCGCGGCCCCAAATACGGCTGCGGAGTGGACGTCTGCAAGGCCTGCACCAGCCACCTCGACGGGGTGGACGTCCGCCCGTGCGTGGTGCCGGTCTCCGCGTGCGCGGGGAAGGCGGTGACCACCATCGAGGGGCTGGCGGACGGCGAGGACCTGCACCCGGTGCAGGAGGCCTGGCTCGAACAGGACGTCGCCCAGTGCGGCTTCTGCCAGCCCGGTCAGATCATGGCGGCCGTCGCGCTGCTGCAGCGGACGAGCGCGCCCACGGACGAGGACATCGACGCGATCGCCAACATCTGCCGCTGTGGCACGTACTTCCGGATCCGGGAGGCCATCCGCAGCGCGGCGGCGAAGATGGCGGCGCCGAAGATCTAG
- a CDS encoding TetR/AcrR family transcriptional regulator: MRQNPERRAALLDAAIEVLAREGSRGLTLRAVDTEAGVPTGTSSNYFANRAQLLVQILRRTRERLTPDPADLTGPFDTKLLLRRLLERMRRERSVHTAMLELRLEATRRPELQEALAGFQGAELEANIAWHLEAGLPGDRQGVVLIYLAMLGLIVDDLTVPGLLDPHAVEGLIDTMVERLLPEGPAD, translated from the coding sequence ATGCGCCAGAACCCCGAGCGCCGTGCCGCGCTGCTCGACGCCGCCATCGAAGTCCTCGCCCGCGAGGGCTCGCGGGGGCTGACCCTGCGCGCGGTGGACACGGAGGCCGGGGTTCCGACCGGCACCTCCTCCAATTACTTCGCGAACCGCGCCCAGCTCCTCGTGCAGATCCTGCGCCGCACCCGCGAGCGGCTGACCCCCGATCCGGCGGACCTGACCGGCCCGTTCGACACGAAGCTGCTGTTGCGCCGGCTCCTGGAGCGGATGCGCCGCGAGCGCAGCGTCCACACCGCGATGCTGGAACTGCGGCTGGAGGCCACCCGGCGACCGGAACTCCAGGAGGCGCTGGCCGGGTTCCAGGGCGCCGAACTGGAGGCGAACATCGCCTGGCACCTGGAGGCGGGACTGCCGGGGGACCGGCAGGGTGTGGTCCTGATCTACCTGGCCATGCTCGGGCTGATCGTGGACGACCTGACCGTGCCGGGACTGCTGGACCCCCACGCGGTGGAAGGGCTCATCGACACGATGGTCGAACGCCTCCTCCCGGAGGGCCCCGCCGACTGA